In Chitinibacter sp. SCUT-21, a single genomic region encodes these proteins:
- a CDS encoding L,D-transpeptidase family protein codes for MALFRFCFGLSVLAYCMSAAAQQNEIEFLQNYAKSLAHAREQTLTEINAQRPLRRGSKGPDVAVAKQRFNELGYPMAVNELFDAELDASVREYQLGMHMKEDGILDKQTKFNLNLNDAKRLALLNWQIPQMQALAQQAPERYVVVNIPAYTLTAYENGKTVLESKIVIGKDDRRTPLLSTQIAAIKYNPNWSAPPVVIKNDLIKDGQLNVAKVRKHKLRMLDSDGNEVNPAEVAASGERNFARYRYVQDPGAKNALGRLKFELTASNGIYLHDTPSKGLFGKENRAASSGCVRVQQWRDLAAWVLGVKPSVVSQRIATEKTYTEAIARPVKVYFVYWPAQIDQQQVRWYDDIYNAYLSPRGVNSALLAPAPSQPSGEQSFLTQSKTNTSMN; via the coding sequence ATGGCTTTATTTCGTTTTTGCTTTGGTTTGAGTGTGCTGGCGTATTGCATGAGCGCGGCAGCACAACAAAATGAAATCGAATTTTTGCAAAACTATGCAAAAAGCCTAGCTCATGCCCGTGAGCAAACGCTGACCGAAATCAATGCCCAGCGACCTCTGCGCCGCGGGAGTAAAGGGCCTGACGTCGCCGTTGCTAAGCAGCGTTTTAATGAGCTGGGCTACCCGATGGCGGTGAATGAGCTGTTTGATGCCGAGCTAGATGCTTCGGTACGTGAGTATCAGCTGGGCATGCACATGAAAGAGGACGGCATCTTAGATAAACAAACTAAATTCAATCTGAATTTAAATGATGCCAAGCGCTTGGCCTTACTCAATTGGCAAATCCCACAAATGCAAGCCCTGGCGCAGCAAGCGCCTGAGCGCTATGTGGTCGTCAATATCCCCGCGTATACGCTCACCGCGTATGAGAACGGCAAAACTGTGCTCGAATCGAAAATTGTGATCGGCAAAGACGATAGGCGCACGCCTTTACTTAGTACGCAAATCGCCGCGATTAAATACAACCCTAATTGGAGCGCGCCACCGGTTGTGATTAAAAATGACCTGATTAAAGATGGTCAGCTTAATGTCGCCAAGGTTAGAAAGCATAAATTGCGTATGCTCGACAGTGATGGCAATGAGGTTAATCCGGCTGAGGTGGCCGCATCGGGCGAGCGCAATTTTGCCCGTTATCGCTATGTGCAAGATCCGGGCGCTAAAAATGCTTTGGGGCGTTTGAAATTTGAGCTCACGGCGAGTAATGGCATTTATTTGCACGACACGCCCAGTAAAGGATTATTCGGTAAAGAGAATCGCGCCGCGTCCTCAGGCTGCGTGCGCGTTCAGCAGTGGCGTGATCTGGCGGCTTGGGTCTTGGGTGTGAAACCTAGCGTAGTAAGCCAAAGAATCGCAACGGAAAAAACCTATACCGAAGCCATCGCACGTCCAGTGAAAGTGTATTTTGTGTATTGGCCAGCGCAAATCGATCAGCAGCAAGTGCGCTGGTACGATGATATTTACAACGCCTATCTGAGCCCGCGCGGCGTAAATTCAGCCTTGCTGGCCCCAGCGCCAAGCCAGCCCAGTGGCGAGCAGTCTTTTCTGACCCAGTCGAAAACCAATACATCGATGAATTAA
- a CDS encoding helix-turn-helix domain-containing protein translates to MSIDYSRRVYLAQDYIRRHCEADIELADLAKAAHFSPYHFHRIFTAFTQETPNDFLRRMRVERAAHLLFRRPAIPMLDIAVQCGFKSQAIFARAFRQHFGMTASEWRKGDFWLHDGSFWRWQHIKQQDSKECKKPGYGDALLSDLFAARREEFLAVRHGERPAFIRNLQIVEKPAFRRAFIWRQGILREQILDLWAELLHWANANGVFRPDLIGVARNLDNANVTAEALCRYEAGFVLSEDSPDFARHTGQQTILFDQIEGGLFVEIDFEGTLADETLVEEYFYNYWLPSSGWNLAHRSGYIEVPMSNALQPLHAEMQICTRWYIPVCKQRP, encoded by the coding sequence ATGAGTATTGACTATTCGCGCCGCGTTTATCTGGCCCAAGACTACATCCGTCGCCACTGCGAGGCTGATATCGAATTGGCCGATCTGGCCAAAGCTGCGCATTTTTCCCCGTATCACTTTCACCGTATTTTTACCGCTTTCACGCAAGAAACGCCGAATGACTTCTTGCGCCGTATGCGCGTTGAACGGGCGGCGCATTTACTCTTTCGCCGTCCCGCCATTCCGATGCTCGATATTGCGGTGCAATGCGGCTTTAAATCGCAAGCGATCTTCGCGCGGGCCTTTCGCCAACATTTTGGTATGACCGCTAGCGAGTGGCGCAAAGGCGATTTTTGGCTGCACGATGGCTCCTTTTGGCGCTGGCAACACATCAAGCAACAAGATAGCAAGGAATGCAAAAAGCCCGGCTACGGTGATGCGCTACTATCCGACTTGTTTGCAGCGCGACGCGAAGAATTTCTAGCAGTGCGCCATGGCGAGCGGCCAGCTTTTATCCGTAACCTGCAAATTGTTGAAAAACCCGCGTTTCGCCGCGCCTTTATCTGGCGGCAAGGCATATTGCGCGAGCAAATTTTAGATTTATGGGCTGAATTACTGCATTGGGCCAATGCCAATGGCGTGTTTCGCCCGGATTTAATCGGCGTGGCGCGTAATTTGGATAACGCCAATGTGACGGCAGAAGCCTTGTGCCGTTACGAAGCAGGTTTTGTACTGAGTGAAGATAGCCCTGATTTTGCACGCCATACAGGGCAGCAAACGATTTTGTTTGATCAGATTGAAGGCGGCTTATTTGTTGAAATCGACTTTGAAGGCACGCTGGCTGATGAAACCTTGGTCGAAGAATATTTTTACAACTACTGGCTACCAAGCAGTGGTTGGAATTTGGCGCATCGCTCGGGCTACATCGAAGTGCCGATGAGTAATGCACTGCAGCCATTACACGCCGAGATGCAAATTTGCACCCGCTGGTATATCCCAGTGTGCAAACAACGCCCTTAG